In a genomic window of Cynocephalus volans isolate mCynVol1 chromosome 1, mCynVol1.pri, whole genome shotgun sequence:
- the PTK6 gene encoding protein-tyrosine kinase 6, translated as MASRGQAHPGPKYVGLWDFTARTDEELSFQAGDLFHVARKEEQWWWATLLDAAGQALAEGYVPHNYLAEKETVESEPWFFGCISRSEAQHRLQAEGNVTGAFLIRVSGKPGADYVLSVRDTQAVRHYKIWRRGDRLHLNQAVSFRSLPELVEYHKAQSLSHGLQLTAPCQKHEPEPLPHWDDWERPREEFTLCRKLGSGYFGEVFEGLWKDQVRVAIKVISRDNLLHQHMLQSEIQAMKTLRHKHILALYAVVSVGDPVYIITELMPEGSLLELLRESDKKALPVSELVDIASQVAEGMCYLESQNYIHRDLAARNILVGENNICKVGDFGLARLIKEDIYLSHDHNIPYKWTAPEALSRGHYSTKSDIWSFGILLHEIFSRGQMPYPGMSNHEAFLRVDAGYRMPCPPECPPSVRKVMLSCWSRDPEQRPCFRALRERLSSFTMYENPL; from the exons ATGGCGTCCCGGGGCCAGGCTCACCCGGGCCCCAAGTATGTGGGCCTCTGGGACTTCACGGCCCGGACGGATGAGGAGCTGAGCTTCCAGGCAGGGGACCTCTTCCACGTGGCCAGGAAGGAAGAGCAGTGGTGGTGGGCCACCCTGCTGGATGCAGCGGGCCAGGCTCTAGCTGAAGGTTATGTGCCCCACAACTACCTGGCTGAGAAGGAGACTGTCGAGTCAGAGCC GTGGTTCTTCGGCTGCATCTCCCGCTCGGAAGCTCAGCACCGGCTACAGGCTGAGGGCAACGTGACAGGTGCCTTCCTGATCAGGGTCAGCGGGAAGCCGGGTGCTGACTACGTGCTCTCGG TGCGGGACACGCAGGCCGTGCGGCACTACAAGATCTGGCGACGTGGGGACCGGCTGCACCTCAATCAGGCGGTGTCCTTCCGCAGCCTGCCCGAGCTCGTGGAGTACCACAAGGCCCAGAGCCTGTCCCACGGCCTGCAGCTGACCGCACCCTGTCAGAAG CATGAGCCCGAGCCCCTTCCCCACTGGGACGACTGGGAAAGGCCAAGGGAGGAGTTCACACTCTGCAGGAAGCTGGGGTCTGGCTACTTTGGAGAGGTCTTCGAAGGGCTCTGGAAAGACCAGGTCCGAGTGGCCATTAAGGTGATTTCCCGAG ACAACCTCCTGCACCAGCACATGCTCCAGTCGGAGATCCAGGCCATGAAGACGCTGCGTCACAAACACATCCTGGCACTGTATGCAGTTGTGTCCGTGGGGGACCCCGTGTACATCATTACAGAGCTCATGCCTGAGGGGAGCCTGCTCGAGCTGCTGCGGG AGTCTGACAAGAAAGCGCTGCCCGTTTCGGAGCTGGTGGACATTGCTTCGCAGGTGGCTGAGGGCATGTGCTATCTGGAGTCACAGAATTACATCCACCGGGACCTGGCGGCCAGGAACATCCTTGTGGGTGAAAACAACATCTGCAAAGTCGGGGACTTCGGGCTAGCCAGGCTCATCAAG GAGGACATTTACCTTTCCCATGACCACAACATCCCCTACAAGTGGACGGCCCCCGAGGCGCTCTCCCGAGGGCATTACTCCACCAAATCTGACATCTGGTCCTTCGGGATTCTCCTCCATGAGATTTTTAGCAGGGGTCAGATGCCCTACCCAG GCATGTCCAACCACGAGGCCTTCCTGAGGGTGGACGCTGGCTACCGCATGCCCTGCCCCCCGGAGTGCCCGCCCAGTGTGCGCAAGGTGATGCTCtcctgctggtccagggaccctGAGCAGAGGCCTTGCTTCAGAGCCCTGCGGGAGAGGCTGTCCAGCTTCACCATGTACGAGAACCCGCTCTAA
- the SRMS gene encoding tyrosine-protein kinase Srms, which translates to MEPFLRTRLTFLAFFWDKLWPVGQPDDGPPGCPAPAAEPGCPTPPPQLLRVLHDFSARDAEELSVSRGDRLCGLREEGDYILARRLSGRPSTGLVPVTCVAEATPETLSDQPWYFSGISRAQAQQLLLSPENAPGAFLIRPSESSLGNYSLSVRTRAKVCHYRISTVADGSLYLQKGRLFPSLEELLDYYKANWKLIRNPLLQPCTPQKPPGQDQWERPRSEFALHRKLGEGYFGEVWEGLWLGSVPVAVKVIKSADMKLADLAKEIQTLKSLQHQRLIRLHAVCSAGEPVYIVTELMSKGSLQAYLGSPAGQALSLPLLLSFACQVAEGMGYLEQRRIVHRDLAARNVLVGDNLACKVADFGLARLLKDDIYSPSSGSKIPVKWTAPEAANYHIFSQKSDAWSFGVLLYEVFTYGQCPYEGMTNHETLQQIARGYRLPRPAACPAEVYALMLECWKGSPEERPTFAMLQERLGAVHRRLHLSLM; encoded by the exons ATGGAGCCCTTCCTCAGGACGCGGCTGACCTTCCTGGCTTTCTTCTGGGACAAGCTCTGGCCGGTGGGCCAGCCGGACGATGGCCCACCCGGGTGCCCGGCCCCAGCTGCCGAGCCCGGCTGCCCCACGCCACCGCCGCAGCTGCTCCGTGTACTCCACGACTTCAGTGCACGGGACGCTGAGGAGCTGAGCGTCAGCCGAGGGGACAGGCTCTGCGGCCTCAGGGAGGAGGGCGACTACATCCTGGCCCGCAGGCTCTCGGGCCGGCCCAGCACTGGGCTCGTGCCCGTCACCTGCGTAGCCGAGGCCACCCCTGAGACGCTCTCAGATCAGCC CTGGTACTTCAGTGGGATCAGCCGGGCCCAGGCCCAGCAGCTGCTCCTATCCCCCGAAAATGCACCAGGGGCCTTCCTCATCCGGCCCAGCGAGAGCAGCCTTGGCAATTACTCACTGTCAG TCCGCACCCGGGCCAAAGTCTGCCACTACCGCATCTCCACGGTGGCTGACGGCAGCCTATACCTGCAGAAGGGCCGGCTCTTCCCCAGCCTGGAGGAGCTGCTCGACTATTACAAGGCAAACTGGAAGCTGATCCGAAACCCACTGCTGCAGCCCTGCACACCCCAG AAGCCCCCGGGGCAGGACCAGTGGGAACGGCCACGCTCCGAGTTTGCCCTTCACAGGAAGCTGGGTGAAGGCTACTTCGGGGAGGTGTGGGAAGGCCTGTGGCTGGGCTCCGTGCCTGTGGCAGTCAAGGTCATCAAATCAG CCGACATGAAGCTCGCCGACCTCGCCAAGGAGATCCAGACGCTGAAGAGCCTGCAGCACCAGCGGCTCATCCGGCTGCACGCAGTGTGCTCAGCAGGGGAGCCTGTGTACATCGTCACGGAGCTCATGAGCAAGGGCAGCCTGCAGGCCTACCTGGGCA GCCCTGCAGGCCAGGCCCTGAGCCTGCCTCTGCTGCTGAGCTTTGCCTGCCAGGTGGCCGAGGGCATGGGCTACCTGGAGCAGCGGCGCATTGTGCACCGGGACCTGGCTGCCAGGAATGTGCTTGTGGGTGACAACCTCGCCTGCAAGGTGGCCGACTTTGGCCTGGCCAGGCTGCTCAAG GATGACATCTACTCCCCGAGCAGCGGCTCCAAGATCCCTGTCAAGTGGACGGCGCCCGAAGCGGCCAATTACCACATCTTCTCTCAGAAGTCAGATGCCTGGTCCTTCGGTGTGCTGCTCTATGAGGTCTTCACCTACGGCCAGTGTCCCTACGAAG GAATGACCAACCACGAGACACTGCAGCAGATCGCTCGAGGGTACCGGCTGCCACGCCCGGCTGCCTGCCCTGCGGAGGTCTATGCGCTCATGCTGGAGTGCTGGAAGGGCAGCCCTGAGGAGCGGCCCACCTTTGCCATGCTCCAGGAGAGGCTGGGTGCCGTGCACAGGCGCCTCCACCTCAGCCTCATGTGA